Proteins found in one Erythrobacter sp. KY5 genomic segment:
- the cysK gene encoding cysteine synthase A, with product MKANSILETIGNTPHIRLSRMFPDHEVWLKSERANPGGSIKDRIALAMVEDAEASGALKPGGTIVEPTSGNTGIGLAMVAAVKGYTLVLVMPESMSIERRRLMLAYGATFDLTPKEKGMKGAIERATAIVETTEGAWMPSQFDNSANPAVHARTTAKEILADFADNPIDVMITGVGTGGHLTGCAEEIKKSWPDFKAYAVEPVGSPVISGGEPGPHPIQGIGAGFIPGNLHTNTIDGAIKVDPEDAKEMARRAAREEGMLIGISSGATLAAIAQKLPDLAAGTRIMGFNYDTGERYLSVPEFLPVE from the coding sequence ATGAAAGCCAACAGCATTCTCGAGACCATCGGCAACACCCCGCACATTCGCCTGTCGCGCATGTTTCCCGATCATGAGGTCTGGCTTAAGTCCGAGCGCGCCAATCCCGGCGGCTCGATCAAGGATCGCATCGCGCTCGCGATGGTCGAAGATGCCGAAGCCTCTGGCGCGCTGAAGCCGGGTGGCACCATCGTCGAACCTACCAGCGGAAACACCGGTATCGGTCTTGCCATGGTCGCGGCGGTCAAAGGCTACACGCTTGTTCTCGTCATGCCCGAATCCATGTCGATCGAGCGTCGCCGGTTGATGCTGGCTTATGGTGCGACATTTGACCTCACGCCCAAGGAAAAGGGCATGAAAGGCGCCATCGAGCGAGCAACTGCAATCGTTGAGACGACTGAAGGCGCATGGATGCCCAGCCAGTTTGACAACAGCGCAAATCCCGCGGTTCACGCCCGCACCACGGCCAAGGAAATCCTCGCCGACTTCGCTGACAATCCTATCGACGTGATGATCACCGGCGTTGGAACCGGCGGTCACCTCACCGGCTGCGCTGAGGAAATCAAGAAAAGCTGGCCCGACTTCAAGGCCTATGCTGTCGAACCCGTCGGCTCTCCGGTTATCAGCGGCGGTGAGCCCGGTCCTCACCCGATCCAGGGCATCGGCGCAGGCTTCATTCCCGGCAACCTGCACACCAACACCATTGACGGGGCGATCAAGGTCGATCCCGAAGACGCCAAGGAAATGGCCCGCCGCGCCGCACGCGAAGAAGGAATGCTGATCGGCATCTCCAGCGGGGCAACGCTGGCGGCTATCGCACAGAAACTGCCTGACCTCGCCGCTGGCACCCGGATCATGGGCTTCAATTACGACACGGGCGAGCGTTACCTGTCCGTACCGGAATTCCTGCCGGTGGAGTAA